TTGGAAACGGTGGAGCGCAACCGCGACAAGTCGCTGGGCGTGACGGTCTACATCGGCCACCGCCGCGGCAACGCAAGCACCTCGGATTTTTCACCGGCTGCGGTCGAGCGCACGGTGCAGGCAGCTTACGACATTGCACGTTTCACTGCCGAAGACCCGGTCGCTGGCCTTCCGGATGCAGAGGATATTGCGCCCGAGAGCACCCACCGCGATCTGGAGCTGTTCCACCCCTGGGCCGTGACCAGTGAAGAAGCCGCCCGCCTGTCGCTCGAATGCGAAGCGGCGGCTCTTGGCACCAGCAAGCGCATCACCAACAGCGAAGGCGCGGGTGTTTCGGCCCAGCAAAGCCACTTTTTCAGCGCCCACACACGCGGCTTTCGCGGTGGCTATGCCAGCTCGCGCCACAGCATGTCGGTCGCCCCAATCGCATCTCTGCCCGGCCGCAACGCCGAAATGCAGCGCGACGCCTGGTACAGCTCCATGCGCAGCGCGAGTGATCTGGCATCGCCCGAGGCGATTGGCCGCTACGCCGCCGAGCGCGCTCTGAGCCGTCTTGGCAGCCGCAAGGTCCGCACCACCGAATGCCCGGTGCTGTTCGAGTCGCCTCTGGCGGCTGGCCTGCTGGGCGGCTTTGTGCAGGCGGTGAGCGGCGGTGCGCTGTATCGCAAGAGCACTTTCCTGGTCGATTCGCTTGGCAAGGACGTGTTTCCCAAGCACATCGACATCAACGAAGACCCGTTCATCCTCGGCGGCAAGGGCAGCTCGCCGTATGACGAAGAAGGCGTGCGCGTGCAGGCCCGCAAGGTGGTGGATGCCGGTCGTGTCGAAGGCTATTTCCTCTCCAGCTACTCGGCCCGCAAGCTCGGCATGAAGACCACGGGCAATGCCGGTGGTTCGCACAACCTGACGCTCACCTCGCGCCTGACCCGCGCGGGTGACGATCTGGATGAAATGCTCAAGAAGCTCGGCACCGGCCTGTTCGTGATCGAACTGATGGGCCAGGGCGTGAACTACGTCACCGGCGACTACTCGCGCGGCGCGAGCGGCTTCTGGGTGGAAAACGGCAAGATCGCCTTCCCCGTGCAGGAAATCACCATCGCGGGCAATCTGAAGGACATGCTCGCAGGCATCGAGGCAGTAGGGGCAGACGCCTACAACTACGGCGCCAAGACCGTGGGCTCGGTGCTGATCAACAAGATGAAGGTGGCGGGTAGCTGATCAAGCATTCCCGTCTTCCTGTCAGGTCACTGCCGTGGAAAGTGGATTTCCACGCGCAGCCCCGGTCGCTCCGAAGGGCTGGCTGATCCCTGCACAGCATCACTCAGCCGAATCTCCGCATGGCAGGCGTCTGCCACTTCCTGCACGATGGCAAGGCCAAGGCCCGTGCCTTGGGTATCCGTGGCGATGCGGTAGAAACGGTCAAAGACCTTGTCGCGGCTCTGCGCGGGAATGCCGGGGCCGTTGTCCTCCACGTAGAGCGTCACACCGTCTGCCTTGGCGCGCAGGCCCAGCGTGACCTGTCCCGACGCGGGCGTGTAGCGCAGCGCGTTGTCCAGCAGGTTGTTGATCAGTTCGGTGATCAACGGTGAAGCGGTTTGAATGACGAAACTCGCATCCGGTTCGTCGCGCTCGCCGTGCCAGCCGAGGTCGATGGTTTTCTGATCGGCCACGGGCGCAAAACGCTCCAGTGCCTGCAGGCACAGCGCTTCCAGATCGACCGGCGTAACCGCGTGCGAGTGGGCTTCTGACTGCTCGGCCTGCGCCAGCATCAGCAACTGGTTGGTGACGTTCACGAGTTGCTGATTGGAGCGCTGCAGCCGCGTCCAGAGCGCGGCCTGTTGATCGCTGTTCATGCCTTCGATCTGCTTGGGCGTCTGCGCCAGCGTGTGGGCTTGAATGGCCAGTGGTGTGCGCAACTGATGGGCTGCATCCGAGATGAATTCCCGTTGCCGTTTGATCTGTGCGCGGATGGTGCGGGCGAATTGATTCACGGTGTCCGCCAGCGGACGAAGCTCTTGCTGCAGCGCACGGGCGTCGATGTGAAAGTCCATGTCCTTGGCGGGCCGCTCGGCCAGTTGGCGCGACATGCGCAGCAAGGGGCGCAGCTCCAGCGTCAGCGCGGTCACGCTCACCACCATCGCGATTCCCAGTGCCCAGAGCAAATATTCCAGCGTCGGTAGCCACAGCGTGCGCACCATGGTGTCGCGGCTGTGCGTGGTTTTGCCGACCATGATCATGAACTGGCGCGAACCTGCCACGTCATACATCGCGCGGCTGGTGACGACGGCGCGAATCGGCTGGCCTTGCCAGGTGGCGTCATACCACTGCGCGGCATCCGCACCTGCGAGTTGCAGTTGGGCGGGCTGTGGAAAATCGGCCTGGCCTGCGAGCAGATTGCCATCGGTGTCCGTCACGCTCAGGTAGATCTGGTCGTGCGCGGGCGACATGAAAAGGCTCAGTGCGGACGGCGGCACGGTGGCGTGCACATTGCCATCTTCCCAGATCAGGCGCTCCGACAGAATCTTGGCGGAAGACAGCAGGTCGTGGTCCTGCACGTAGTCGGCCACGTTGTTCGCGTCGCGTTTGCTGAGGATGCTGCAGACCAGCACCAGAACGGTGAGCGGCAACAGAAGCCACAGTGCCAGACGGGTGCGCAGGCTGTTGAACATCGCGCCGATGCCTATGCTTGATCGGGCGCGAGCCGGGGCTTGATCAGATAGCCCACGCCGCGCAGCGTCATGATGCTGGCGTCGCTTGCTTCGAGCTTCTTGCGCAGGCGGTGGATGTAGATTTCGAGCGCGTCCTCACTTGCTTCCTCATCCATTCCGTAGATCACATCGAGCAGGCGTTGCTTGGACAGGGCGCTGCCATGCTGCAGCATCAATGCCTCCAGCACGCTGCGTTCGCGCGGCGGCAGCGCCAGATCTTCGCCGTTCACCGAGAACTGCCGCGTGCGCAGATCAAGCTGCAAATCGCCGCAGCGCACGGTGTTTTCGCGGCCAGGATTCTGGCGTCTGGCGATCACCTGCATGCGCGCGAGCAGCTCGCGGATTTCCACGGGTTTGACCAGATAGTCGTCCGCGCCGATCTCAAGGCACAGCACCTTCTGGTCGAGCGAGTCCGAGGCCGTGAGGATGATCACCGGCATGGCATCGCCGCGTTCGCGCAGCCGCCGCAAAAGCGCCTTGCCGGTCATCTGCGGCAGGTTCAGATCGAGCAGCAGCAGGTCGTAGTGCGACTGGCGCAGCAGCTGATCGGCGGCATCGCCGCGCTCCACCAGGTCCACCACAAAGGACTGCTGGCGCAGCAGTTCAGCCAGCGACTGGCCCAGCTCCACGTTGTCTTCCACCAGAAGAATTTTCATGCGATTCGGTATTGAGGGTTTTCACCTAAGGTTTTCGCAGCGCAGCGAAAGCGCGCCGAAAGTCTGCGATTTCTACACTGAATTCGTCATCAGCGCATGGGGTGCGAGTTTGCAAAGACCCGCAAGTCACTCAAGCCCGATGCAACAAGCAACGAACTTTCAGGAGATGAACATGGCTTTCTTGCAGCTTTCCCGTCGCGGCCTCATGGCTTCCTGCGTCTCTGTCGCCGTGGCAGCACTTTGCGCCACGGCACCTGCGGCCCACGCTGCGGACAATGACACCGTCACCATCATGGTCGGCGGCATCAACAAGATCATCTACCTGCCCGCCAAGCTGGCCGATGCGCTGGGCTACTTCAAGGAAGAGGGCCTCAAGGTCGAGCTGCAATCGCAGCCTGCCGGTGTGGATGCGGAAAATCAGTTGATCGCCGGTGCCGTGCAAGGCGTGGTGGGTTTCTACGATCACACCATCGACATTCAGGCCAAGGGCAAGGACATTCAGGCGATTGCGGTGTTCGGCAAGGTGCCCGGCGAGGTGGAACTGGTCTCCACCAAGGCCGCCCCCAACTTCAAGACCGTGGCTGAAGCCAAGGGCAAGACGCTGGGCGTGACCGGGTTGGGTTCTTCCACCGAATTCCTCACGCGTTATCTGGTCGAAAAGCAGGGCGTTGCGCCCAAGGATTACTCGCTGTTGCCCGTGGGCGCGGGCAACACTTTCATCGCCGCGATGAAGCAGGACCGCATTCAGGCCGGCATGACGACCGAGCCCACCGTGTCGCAAATGCTCAAGACC
This genomic stretch from Diaphorobacter sp. HDW4B harbors:
- a CDS encoding response regulator transcription factor — protein: MKILLVEDNVELGQSLAELLRQQSFVVDLVERGDAADQLLRQSHYDLLLLDLNLPQMTGKALLRRLRERGDAMPVIILTASDSLDQKVLCLEIGADDYLVKPVEIRELLARMQVIARRQNPGRENTVRCGDLQLDLRTRQFSVNGEDLALPPRERSVLEALMLQHGSALSKQRLLDVIYGMDEEASEDALEIYIHRLRKKLEASDASIMTLRGVGYLIKPRLAPDQA
- a CDS encoding ABC transporter substrate-binding protein produces the protein MASCVSVAVAALCATAPAAHAADNDTVTIMVGGINKIIYLPAKLADALGYFKEEGLKVELQSQPAGVDAENQLIAGAVQGVVGFYDHTIDIQAKGKDIQAIAVFGKVPGEVELVSTKAAPNFKTVAEAKGKTLGVTGLGSSTEFLTRYLVEKQGVAPKDYSLLPVGAGNTFIAAMKQDRIQAGMTTEPTVSQMLKTGEAKVLVDMRTEEGTRAALGGLYPASSLYVRNEWAASHKDQATKLAHAFSKTMQYIATHSAEDIAEKMPKDFYGSDKALYVEALKASLPMFTKDARMPAGGPETVLGVLSAYKPQVKSAHIDLARTYTNAYIDAK
- the pmbA gene encoding metalloprotease PmbA → MKKSPSNAKNAALTQPESGFSYTRDFFADLVDQALAHAKKLGATDAGADASEACGLSVNVRKGELETVERNRDKSLGVTVYIGHRRGNASTSDFSPAAVERTVQAAYDIARFTAEDPVAGLPDAEDIAPESTHRDLELFHPWAVTSEEAARLSLECEAAALGTSKRITNSEGAGVSAQQSHFFSAHTRGFRGGYASSRHSMSVAPIASLPGRNAEMQRDAWYSSMRSASDLASPEAIGRYAAERALSRLGSRKVRTTECPVLFESPLAAGLLGGFVQAVSGGALYRKSTFLVDSLGKDVFPKHIDINEDPFILGGKGSSPYDEEGVRVQARKVVDAGRVEGYFLSSYSARKLGMKTTGNAGGSHNLTLTSRLTRAGDDLDEMLKKLGTGLFVIELMGQGVNYVTGDYSRGASGFWVENGKIAFPVQEITIAGNLKDMLAGIEAVGADAYNYGAKTVGSVLINKMKVAGS
- a CDS encoding sensor histidine kinase, whose amino-acid sequence is MFNSLRTRLALWLLLPLTVLVLVCSILSKRDANNVADYVQDHDLLSSAKILSERLIWEDGNVHATVPPSALSLFMSPAHDQIYLSVTDTDGNLLAGQADFPQPAQLQLAGADAAQWYDATWQGQPIRAVVTSRAMYDVAGSRQFMIMVGKTTHSRDTMVRTLWLPTLEYLLWALGIAMVVSVTALTLELRPLLRMSRQLAERPAKDMDFHIDARALQQELRPLADTVNQFARTIRAQIKRQREFISDAAHQLRTPLAIQAHTLAQTPKQIEGMNSDQQAALWTRLQRSNQQLVNVTNQLLMLAQAEQSEAHSHAVTPVDLEALCLQALERFAPVADQKTIDLGWHGERDEPDASFVIQTASPLITELINNLLDNALRYTPASGQVTLGLRAKADGVTLYVEDNGPGIPAQSRDKVFDRFYRIATDTQGTGLGLAIVQEVADACHAEIRLSDAVQGSASPSERPGLRVEIHFPRQ